The DNA region ACAAACCTTCTTTCAAAAAATATCATAGCGTCTGCGGTGCCGAAGTGGCGGAACTGGCAGACGCGCTAGATTCAGGGTCTAGTGGGCGAATAGCCCGTAGGAGTTCGACCCTCCTCTTCGGCACCATCTTCAACGTAGTTTTTCATCTCACGATTCTGTATCATTGCATTCAGCCACCTCATATCATTATCCTTGTTCAGGAGCTAAGTTTCTGTGATCTTCTTAAGAAGATGCGCGAGATCGAACAGCTTCTTGACAATTATTTTTTTACAAGGATATGATGATTAAGGTTTACTTTCTCGCATGGGTGGTTCTTAAGAATGCGGGTTCGTAGACTTTTATGGTAATCCATGAGTCAACCGGAGGGCTTTTCAATCCATGCCTGCCAATTTAACGCCCCAGTACCTGGAAGCCGAGGAGCGATATAAGCAAGCCAAAGACAACCAGGAACGAATGAAAGCTCTCAAAGAGATGCTTTCCACCATCCCCAAACACAAGGGGACGGAAAAATTACAGGCCGATATCAAGAGAAGGCTGGCCAAATTGCGGGATGAGATGGAGCACAAAAAGGGAGGGCCAGGCAAGAGGCGCGTTTCTTTTCATGTGGAAAGAGAGGGAGCTGCACAGGTGGCCATTGTTGGTCCTCCCAATGTCGGGAAATCCCAACTGCTTGTCCGGTTAACGAATGCCTCAATCGAAGTCGCGGACTATCCCTTTACGACCCGCACCTTCCATCCGGGCATGATGCCCTATGAGAACATCCAGATCCAGTTGATTGATCTTCCTCCCATTTCTGCGGAGCATATGGAGAACTGGGTGCCCATGATTATCCGCGACGCCGATCTGATTCTGTTAATGATTGACTTGAGTCGCGATGATTTCACGGAACAGATCGGGTCAGTAGGAAAAGCACTGGAGGCTCATAACATCAAGCTGGTGAGGAGCCCGAACCGCATAGCGGAAGATGACCGGGAAGGCTCCAAAGAGACACTTATCGTGGGGAATAAGATTGATCTGGAAAGAGCAAGAGAGAATTTTGAGGAATTAAAAAGGCTTTATGGAGCAGATTTCCCCATCCTTGGCATCTCTGCTTCCAAATCCATTCATCTGGAAGAATTGAAGAGATCCCTGTTTCAGATGCTGAATATCGTTCGCGTCTATTCCAAACCCCCGGGGAAGGAGCCTGATGTCTCGAAGCCGTTCATTTTCCAAAAGGGAAGCACACTGCTCGACTTCGCCGGAGCTGTGCATCGGGATTTCGTCCAGAACCTGAAGTTTGCTCGCGTCTGGGGTTCCGGAAAATTTGAGGGGCAGAGGATTCACCGGGATTATCTCCTAACCGATGGTGATATCATTGAGCTGCATACCGGATGAGAATGATAAAAAGTGTCCGATAAGCTTTTATTCTATGGATTGAGACCTGTGTGGCATTCGGTACAGAGCATCTCCTTCCAGGCATCACCGATATCTTCAGGATGCTTGAATTCCAGCGCTTGATTGAGTTCGGCAATTTCCATATTTTCAGGGCTTCCCTGCGCGCTGATGATGTGGCACTGGTCGCAGTTTTTCCGGATAACCTTTCCCTCCTGGCTCTTATGTCGATCGTTGTGGCAACGAAAACATCCATTGAACTCAATGTGGCCGATCTGGTTGGGATAGGCGCTCCAGCGGACTTTCATCTCCGGGAAGATGTTCTCGGAGAATGCCTGCTGAAGACCTTTGACAGATTCTTCAACTAGTTTCCTCTTGCTCTCATAAATATCGGGATAGGCCTCTTTGTAGAATCTGTGAATCTCCATTTCGATTGCTTTCATGGCTTCTTCCGTTGTCTTGAACTCGTTGCCACAGATCTTCATGGCGAGGGATTTTATTTCCGGCAGTTCCGTTGGAATTTCACCGGCTTTCATGGCATCGTTAACAAAGAAGGCTGGGGGGCGATAGAGATGGGAGGGGCGGTTGTGGCAATCCATGCAATCCATGACGCGGCTTTCCCTCTTCTTGATCTCTTCAGCACTCAGCGGCGCATCCTGATCCTGATAGGTAACCTGCTCACCTGTTTTCAAATTTGTATAGCGAACCCATGGCAACTTCTCACGCTCCTCATCGGTGGCGATGTATTCTACCCTGACATCAGGATTGATGTGCCAGTGAATTCCCTCTCTCAGTCCCAGAGCCGGATG from Acidobacteriota bacterium includes:
- a CDS encoding NapC/NirT family cytochrome c, giving the protein MKFQLPRSTQNWITLIGATIALIALFMIAFGFAMSILWKPGHAYIGLVLYILLPAFMILGLILIPIGMLFQIWRDRKLKMMERPPWPRVDLNDPRHRNAFFIFSIGTTTLLFMSAIGSYEAFHFTESVTFCGTLCHQVMYPEHKAYQHSPHARVKCVSCHVGPGANWYVRSKLSGVYQVYAVLSHVYPQPIPTPIENLRPARETCEECHWPEKFYAQKLRMESHYLPDQKNTQWNIYLIMKIGAEHPALGLREGIHWHINPDVRVEYIATDEEREKLPWVRYTNLKTGEQVTYQDQDAPLSAEEIKKRESRVMDCMDCHNRPSHLYRPPAFFVNDAMKAGEIPTELPEIKSLAMKICGNEFKTTEEAMKAIEMEIHRFYKEAYPDIYESKRKLVEESVKGLQQAFSENIFPEMKVRWSAYPNQIGHIEFNGCFRCHNDRHKSQEGKVIRKNCDQCHIISAQGSPENMEIAELNQALEFKHPEDIGDAWKEMLCTECHTGLNP
- a CDS encoding GTPase, producing the protein MPANLTPQYLEAEERYKQAKDNQERMKALKEMLSTIPKHKGTEKLQADIKRRLAKLRDEMEHKKGGPGKRRVSFHVEREGAAQVAIVGPPNVGKSQLLVRLTNASIEVADYPFTTRTFHPGMMPYENIQIQLIDLPPISAEHMENWVPMIIRDADLILLMIDLSRDDFTEQIGSVGKALEAHNIKLVRSPNRIAEDDREGSKETLIVGNKIDLERARENFEELKRLYGADFPILGISASKSIHLEELKRSLFQMLNIVRVYSKPPGKEPDVSKPFIFQKGSTLLDFAGAVHRDFVQNLKFARVWGSGKFEGQRIHRDYLLTDGDIIELHTG